Below is a genomic region from Trichoderma asperellum chromosome 2, complete sequence.
GGTGCAACAGTCTAGTAGCAAGAGTGTTTTTTATATGCTGGGTATATGCCCAGCTGGACAATTACATGCATGCCTCCAAGGACACAATGGGTGGCACACACTCGCCCCATTCTTGTCTAGCTTGGGTTCGCCTCAGACAGCAAACTTGTCCTTCGCTAATATCCAAATGAGAGATTACATGCCGGTCAATGTTTGGCCTTGTTATGTTTGTACTTAGCATAGTTAAGCATTGTATTATGCCTATTACATTTGAGAGCATTTCCTACATTCTGAAGTCTATATTTTACGCATAAGGTAAAAATTGCTAGCATTAGTGTATTACAAAAAACAGCAAAGCGTGTAGTGCAAGAGGCGGCATTCAATGTTTTCGCTGGTGAAGCTAATTTCTCACTTTACAGAGGCAACAATGCTTTTAGCGCGAACTTCGTACCCAAATTTAATTctaattttaggtttaatTTGCCAATGGACAAGGGTTATATGATGGTCTGCGCCAGTTAATAACAAAAACATTATTGAAGACGTATTTCTACTTTCCATAGCACAAACAATCGTATAATGCAAAGCTGTCTCTCTGTCATAGCCTGATTGATCAAATTTGGAATCTTGTCAATTGTTTCCGCTGGCGACTTTTCCCAATCAAGGACTACAAGACAATACGACCGAAATTGCCAAGCGCTTTTAGATCAGCGTCCCGAAAAAGTAATCCTTGGACGCCACGCACGTGCTTAAACTCTTGAACATCGATCTTGGATAAACCTATGGACCCTTGGTATTGCAGTAATAGAGGTCTAGCCTtgtttaataaagaagactATTTACTAGTATAAAATAGAGTAAATGATAAAATAGTTAAAGACATAGCAGTAAATtgaaagtaaattatatagacagaaggtataataaactacactaatataaagtaaattttttaaaaaaaataaaccgaTTTTTTCGTTCTGATTTATATTCGTAAATATATTaggaaaagaataaataaaagtattataatatgtggtactaataaataaaagttaaataccACTGATGATATATTGTTTCAATACATGATCTACAGGATTCAATCTAGGTGCTATACTTACACTCTAAGCCTCTTCTTGCCGAGGCTTTTTTACACATGTTTGGCGGGATGGGTTATTGGATTGCTACCTGATTCACGAACGGCTGAGTTAATATATCAGAAATAATTGGAAGCGTAAATATGTCAGCCAGGTAATTCTATCTTCGTTCGCTAGCCTATTATACACCGTTTATTTATTGCGAACTGTTAGTGAGGCTTCACGATGAACTCCTTGTCACTTGACTGGCATCTGAACTTAAGAGAAGATCAATTTTCTTGTCGAACGTGGATGAGATTTCGCATGCGCGTTGGTGTTGCTTCGACTTTGTTCCATTGCTTTTAAAGTCCTCGGGCATTCTGCTATCAAAAAGCTCCAGCTGTCGTGAAGCATTTGTTCCCAGCATAATAAAAGCGGCAGATTCTGGTGTATCTTCAACGAACATAGCCATTGCTAGAAATGCTTGAATTGAAAGCAAGCTAGGCTCTTGTAAAATGAGTCTATGTATCATAGCCGTGGCATTGTGATAAAAGGCAAGTGGAATAGAGCATAAGTCATCTTCGGAACCTGGGGCAGCCTTGAATCGCAATGCAAGGGCAGTCACAGCATTGACGATGGCCCATCTGGCGAAATTTTCTGCTGGGCCGGTAGAGCTGGCGGTATATTGGTCGCTGAGAAGAGTGGTGAAGTCTGCAAAATCCAGGAGCTGCCTACCCTCCATGATTTCCGCAAAAGAGCTTTGTAGTAGGCGTGTCGCAATGTGTCGGGGGAGAAGTGGAGTGAGCTCACTCGCTAGATTAGCCTGCGCAATACTGCTTCTTATTTTCTCGAGGTGCTTATTGAACTGGTCTGCGGCCAGAAAGTCCGGCAATGTTGGGATCAGACCCCTGATTTGTACTTGCCTCCGAGATGGGTCGGTTGTAAACGTAGGCGTGGAGGAAATGCAACTAGGTACATGGTGAGTAACCTGACCGCCCTGAGCCCTTG
It encodes:
- a CDS encoding uncharacterized protein (EggNog:ENOG41) yields the protein MVAEVDTLPGLASRPLKSFIACDKCKSRKKRCDSKTPRCSNCMASNAECNYATVRRTRGPGKKKKNSNNSKEFEHRPEKINRAKLDDNSTFSIQQFSDDVGSRAQGGQVTHHVPSCISSTPTFTTDPSRRQVQIRGLIPTLPDFLAADQFNKHLEKIRSSIAQANLASELTPLLPRHIATRLLQSSFAEIMEGRQLLDFADFTTLLSDQYTASSTGPAENFARWAIVNAVTALALRFKAAPGSEDDLCSIPLAFYHNATAMIHRLILQEPSLLSIQAFLAMAMFVEDTPESAAFIMLGTNASRQLELFDSRMPEDFKSNGTKSKQHQRACEISSTFDKKIDLLLSSDASQVTRSSS